In a genomic window of Hyphomonas sp.:
- a CDS encoding DUF937 domain-containing protein, whose protein sequence is MAGINLFDMLTQTNNGAAVQQVGQQTGLQPDMAQAAIKALLPAIAGGLQRNVQQPGGLQSLLGALQNGHHEQYLDQPETLGKPESIADGNAILGHLLGSKDTSRAVAAQAAQKTGLSEQVLKSVLPMVASMAMASLSKQTRKPDMAGALAGMLSGQQPQPAQAGLGGLIGGLLGGGSKSQPQSGAMGMLGGLLDADGDGNAMDDIFQMVMNRR, encoded by the coding sequence AATCTTTTCGACATGCTGACGCAGACCAATAATGGAGCTGCCGTTCAACAAGTGGGGCAGCAAACGGGCTTGCAGCCGGACATGGCGCAAGCGGCCATCAAGGCGCTGCTACCAGCGATTGCGGGCGGATTGCAGCGCAATGTGCAACAGCCGGGCGGGCTGCAATCCCTGTTGGGTGCCCTGCAGAATGGACATCACGAACAGTATCTGGACCAGCCGGAAACGCTCGGCAAACCGGAATCCATCGCCGACGGGAATGCCATTCTCGGTCATCTGCTTGGCTCGAAGGACACAAGTCGCGCCGTTGCCGCGCAGGCCGCGCAGAAAACAGGCCTCAGCGAACAGGTTCTGAAGTCGGTGCTGCCGATGGTGGCCTCCATGGCCATGGCGTCCCTGTCGAAACAGACCAGGAAGCCCGACATGGCTGGCGCCCTCGCCGGCATGCTCAGCGGTCAGCAGCCGCAACCGGCCCAGGCCGGCCTTGGCGGACTGATCGGCGGCCTGTTGGGCGGCGGCTCCAAGTCACAGCCACAATCCGGCGCCATGGGCATGCTGGGTGGCCTGCTCGATGCCGATGGAGACGGCAATGCGATGGACGACATCTTCCAGATGGTGATGAACCGCCGCTGA
- a CDS encoding phosphatase PAP2 family protein, translating to MHFPPKYWSLAGVCLLVFAGLASGEAGLWPLDAFDRAITDAVPGLRSESLNLLMLAVTALGDSRFLIFVASVTVFALLAARAWREAILFGVAFATMPLIVKLLKLTIARPRPTVDLYGGVESFSFPSGHATNAALIYGALALLALSVFRKLPGRMIAAAFALLAVMVAVSRVYLGAHWPSDTFAGLALAGLGLVIISAIQDTMRLPDAARFIPVVLVLITGAFPLYLLLTLPEAQALYTALHSD from the coding sequence ATGCATTTTCCCCCGAAATACTGGAGCCTTGCAGGCGTCTGCCTGCTCGTCTTTGCCGGACTTGCCTCAGGTGAGGCCGGCCTCTGGCCTCTGGACGCATTCGACCGCGCCATCACCGATGCCGTGCCCGGACTGCGATCGGAATCTCTCAACCTGCTGATGCTGGCCGTCACCGCACTGGGAGATTCCCGCTTTCTGATCTTCGTCGCCAGTGTGACCGTCTTCGCCCTTCTGGCGGCCCGGGCCTGGCGGGAAGCCATCCTGTTCGGCGTCGCCTTCGCAACGATGCCTCTGATCGTGAAACTTCTGAAGCTCACCATCGCCCGCCCCCGCCCGACTGTGGATCTGTATGGCGGCGTCGAATCCTTCAGCTTTCCGAGCGGACATGCCACCAACGCAGCGCTGATCTATGGCGCGCTGGCGCTGCTTGCCCTCTCGGTATTCCGAAAGCTGCCGGGCCGTATGATCGCCGCCGCATTCGCCCTGCTCGCTGTCATGGTTGCCGTGTCCCGCGTCTATCTCGGAGCCCACTGGCCCAGCGACACATTCGCCGGGCTGGCTCTGGCAGGGCTCGGCCTGGTGATCATCTCGGCCATCCAGGACACAATGCGCCTGCCCGACGCCGCGCGCTTCATCCCTGTCGTGCTGGTCCTGATCACCGGAGCCTTTCCGCTTTATCTCCTGCTCACCCTTCCGGAAGCGCAGGCGCTCTACACAGCCCTGCACAGCGATTAG
- a CDS encoding MATE family efflux transporter — protein MLTRGKVFSLAVPIILAQAATATTGVVDTAIMGRFGDKTDLAAVAIAAVAYSFIYWGFGFLRMSTTGLTAQASGQGDTAESRAILLRALLLGGAIGVALVALSPLLKLGTFAAFEGTRSVESLAKGYFDARIWGAPAYLMGLAVTGWMLGTGKTGQMLAFQIVLNGTNAGLDAWFVARLGWGPAGIGAGTAIAEWLALAFGVILVAPAFRGHARLLDPGKLAALFAANRDIMIRTLALVFCFAWFVRSGTLISTAATAGNEVLLQFITVAAFVLDGFAFVAEKEAGEAYGAQDGQRLRRAMRLTTEFALVSGAVISLAYLLGGGWVIDSFIRDPEARAAALAYLPWCAAVPFLGIAAWQLDGLFLGTTQGRALRNAGLISAALYVGADLLLRPAYGNTGVWAAFLMMYVFRAAALGAYVPGLFKGLSRPPLPAT, from the coding sequence ATGCTGACCCGCGGCAAAGTCTTCTCTCTCGCTGTGCCGATCATTCTGGCGCAAGCTGCCACAGCCACGACCGGCGTCGTGGATACAGCGATCATGGGACGGTTCGGGGACAAGACAGACCTCGCAGCTGTCGCCATTGCCGCCGTTGCCTACAGCTTCATCTATTGGGGCTTCGGTTTCCTCCGGATGTCCACGACCGGTCTGACGGCTCAGGCGAGCGGCCAGGGCGATACCGCCGAATCCCGCGCTATCCTGCTCAGGGCCTTGCTGCTCGGCGGGGCCATTGGCGTCGCGCTTGTCGCGCTGTCTCCCCTGCTCAAACTCGGCACGTTTGCCGCCTTCGAAGGCACCCGGTCCGTCGAATCGCTCGCCAAGGGCTATTTCGACGCCCGCATCTGGGGCGCGCCCGCCTATCTGATGGGTCTGGCGGTTACCGGCTGGATGCTGGGCACGGGCAAGACCGGTCAGATGCTCGCCTTCCAGATTGTCCTGAACGGCACGAATGCGGGACTGGACGCGTGGTTTGTCGCCCGCCTCGGCTGGGGCCCCGCCGGCATCGGCGCGGGCACTGCGATCGCCGAATGGCTTGCGCTCGCTTTCGGCGTGATCCTCGTCGCGCCGGCCTTCCGGGGTCATGCCCGCCTGCTCGACCCCGGGAAACTGGCCGCCCTGTTCGCTGCCAATCGCGACATCATGATACGGACGCTCGCCCTGGTCTTCTGCTTTGCCTGGTTCGTCCGGTCAGGCACCTTGATCTCGACCGCGGCGACCGCGGGCAATGAAGTCCTCCTCCAGTTCATCACGGTAGCCGCCTTCGTGCTCGACGGCTTTGCCTTCGTGGCGGAGAAGGAGGCCGGCGAAGCCTATGGCGCGCAGGATGGTCAGCGATTGCGGCGCGCCATGCGCCTGACCACGGAGTTCGCCCTTGTATCGGGAGCCGTGATCTCACTCGCCTACTTGCTCGGGGGTGGTTGGGTCATCGACAGTTTCATCAGGGATCCGGAGGCGCGCGCCGCAGCACTGGCCTATCTGCCCTGGTGTGCGGCAGTGCCATTCCTTGGCATTGCGGCCTGGCAACTGGACGGCCTGTTCCTCGGTACCACTCAAGGCCGCGCCCTGCGCAATGCCGGCCTCATCTCCGCTGCGCTCTATGTTGGCGCTGACCTGCTCCTGCGTCCGGCCTATGGAAACACGGGCGTGTGGGCCGCTTTCCTGATGATGTATGTGTTCCGGGCCGCTGCCCTTGGCGCCTATGTGCCGGGCCTGTTCAAAGGTCTTTCCCGACCGCCTCTGCCAGCGACATAA
- a CDS encoding quinone-dependent dihydroorotate dehydrogenase, protein MSLTDLGVAAVKMLPPEAAHTTTIRLLKARLGVPLNPPTSHPVLAVKLPKSGLALSGPVGLAAGFDKNCDVPTAMSKYGFGFIECGTVTPRPQCGNPKPRLFRLSEDRAVINRMGFNNAGLDNFVSNLKAYAGSVPLGANVGANKDSDNRIADYVTGMEAVASHADYITINISSPNTPGLRGLQDKASLEALLTACGAASRDDKPVFLKVAPDLDAEAIRDICQVVRGPGAWLSGLIVSNTTLARPDTLKSADRDQAGGLSGAPLMGPSTEVLAAFARELKGEFDLIGAGGISNGADAYRKIRAGAHAVQFYSAMVYEGPGLAERINAELVRLLQADGFMSLAEAVGKDL, encoded by the coding sequence ATGAGCCTGACTGATCTTGGCGTTGCTGCCGTGAAGATGCTGCCGCCGGAGGCAGCGCACACGACAACAATCCGGCTGCTGAAGGCCCGGCTCGGGGTGCCTCTGAACCCGCCGACGAGCCATCCCGTGCTGGCAGTGAAGCTGCCGAAATCCGGCCTTGCCCTGTCCGGTCCGGTGGGACTGGCGGCCGGGTTCGACAAGAATTGCGATGTGCCGACGGCGATGTCGAAATACGGGTTCGGCTTCATCGAGTGCGGCACCGTCACCCCGCGTCCCCAGTGCGGCAATCCCAAACCGCGCCTGTTCCGCCTCAGCGAGGACCGGGCCGTGATCAATCGGATGGGCTTCAACAATGCGGGGCTCGACAATTTCGTTTCGAACCTGAAGGCGTATGCCGGCTCGGTGCCTCTCGGCGCCAATGTCGGCGCGAACAAGGACAGTGATAACCGCATCGCCGACTATGTGACGGGCATGGAGGCGGTCGCATCCCATGCAGACTATATCACGATCAATATCTCGTCCCCCAACACGCCGGGCCTTCGCGGCCTGCAGGACAAGGCGTCGCTGGAAGCGCTGCTGACGGCATGTGGCGCCGCCTCACGAGATGACAAGCCGGTCTTCCTGAAAGTGGCGCCAGACCTCGACGCCGAAGCGATCCGGGATATCTGTCAGGTCGTGCGCGGGCCCGGCGCATGGCTGTCCGGGTTGATCGTCTCCAACACCACGCTGGCCCGTCCCGATACGCTGAAAAGTGCCGACCGGGATCAGGCGGGTGGGCTGTCCGGTGCCCCCTTGATGGGTCCGTCCACGGAAGTGCTGGCCGCGTTCGCCCGCGAGCTGAAAGGTGAGTTCGACCTGATCGGTGCCGGCGGGATTTCGAATGGCGCCGATGCCTATCGAAAGATCCGCGCCGGGGCGCATGCTGTGCAATTCTATTCCGCCATGGTCTATGAGGGGCCGGGTCTGGCTGAGCGGATCAATGCCGAGTTGGTGCGCCTGTTGCAGGCGGATGGGTTTATGTCGCTGGCAGAGGCGGTCGGGAAAGACCTTTGA
- a CDS encoding DUF952 domain-containing protein: MDDVYVYKLLTDDQWRAAEASGVTDVPLDREDGYVHLSTAGQAGETAEKYFSGLEGVRLVRFPVDRLPPLKWETSRGGQLFPHLYGRLQIAKADAVWRLAHDAAGVPVMPEEFDDEPD, from the coding sequence ATGGATGACGTTTATGTCTACAAGCTCCTGACCGACGACCAGTGGCGTGCCGCCGAGGCCTCCGGGGTGACTGATGTGCCGCTCGACCGCGAGGATGGCTATGTCCATCTGTCCACGGCCGGGCAGGCGGGCGAGACGGCGGAAAAGTATTTTTCCGGGCTTGAGGGTGTGCGGCTCGTCCGCTTTCCCGTGGACCGGTTGCCGCCACTCAAATGGGAAACGAGCCGGGGCGGGCAATTGTTCCCGCACCTGTATGGCCGCCTCCAGATTGCCAAGGCGGATGCAGTCTGGCGTCTGGCACATGATGCCGCGGGCGTGCCGGTGATGCCGGAGGAGTTTGATGATGAGCCTGACTGA
- a CDS encoding DUF4112 domain-containing protein has protein sequence MPTHITREEAETLNLPDGQTVAEAIAGFDRFSDLMDTRFRIAGVPFGLDSLLGLVPVAGDAITGVAGLYALGTAARHRLPITAHIHIIWNLVVDVLLGSVPLAGDVFDFFFRSHRKNFRVVEKHLVKRARRHHKRMARAGA, from the coding sequence ATGCCGACGCACATTACCCGGGAAGAAGCCGAAACCCTGAACCTGCCTGATGGCCAGACCGTGGCCGAGGCAATTGCCGGGTTCGACCGCTTTTCAGACTTGATGGACACGCGGTTCCGGATTGCCGGGGTCCCGTTCGGGCTGGACTCGCTCCTGGGCCTCGTACCGGTCGCAGGAGATGCCATTACCGGCGTTGCGGGCCTGTATGCGCTCGGCACGGCAGCGCGCCACAGACTGCCGATCACCGCGCATATCCACATCATCTGGAACCTGGTGGTCGATGTGCTGCTCGGCTCCGTTCCGCTGGCGGGGGATGTGTTCGACTTCTTCTTCCGGTCCCACCGCAAGAATTTCCGCGTCGTTGAAAAACATCTCGTCAAACGCGCCCGGCGCCATCACAAGCGGATGGCCAGGGCCGGAGCCTAG
- a CDS encoding argininosuccinate synthase, with the protein MSKTAPKKVVLAYSGGLDTSIILKWLQTEFGAEVVTFTADLGQGEELEPARAKALAAGVKPENIFIEDVREEFVRDFVFPMFRANAVYEGVYLLGTSIARPLISKRQIEIADMVGADAVCHGATGKGNDQVRFELGYYGLNPDIKVIAPWRDWDFKSRTDLLAFAEQHGIEITKDKRGEAPFSVDANLLHSSSEGKVLEDPAEPAPEFVHMRTISPEEAPDTPETITISFERGDAVAINGEAMSPATLLTALNAYGKKHGIGRLDLLENRFVGMKSRGIYETPGGTILLTAHRGIEQATLDKGAAHLKDELMPRYAELIYNGFWWSPEREMLQAAIDHSQRWVTGDVTLKLYKGQAYLTGRSSPYSLYREDIVTFEDDHGAYDQKDAEGFIKLNALRLRLLAGRDRKFGKN; encoded by the coding sequence ATGTCCAAAACCGCTCCGAAAAAAGTCGTTCTCGCCTATTCCGGCGGTCTGGACACATCGATCATCCTGAAATGGCTGCAGACGGAATTCGGCGCGGAAGTCGTCACCTTCACCGCAGACCTCGGACAGGGCGAGGAACTGGAGCCTGCCCGCGCCAAGGCGCTGGCCGCCGGCGTGAAGCCCGAGAACATCTTCATCGAGGATGTCCGCGAGGAATTCGTCCGCGATTTCGTCTTCCCCATGTTCCGCGCCAATGCCGTCTATGAAGGTGTCTACCTGCTCGGCACGTCGATTGCCCGTCCGCTGATCTCCAAGCGCCAGATCGAGATTGCCGACATGGTCGGCGCCGATGCCGTTTGCCATGGCGCCACCGGCAAGGGCAATGACCAGGTCCGTTTCGAGCTCGGCTATTACGGCCTCAACCCGGACATCAAGGTCATCGCCCCGTGGCGCGACTGGGATTTCAAGTCCCGGACCGACCTGCTCGCCTTTGCCGAACAGCACGGCATCGAGATCACCAAGGACAAGCGCGGCGAGGCCCCCTTCTCCGTCGATGCGAACCTGCTTCACTCCTCCTCCGAGGGCAAGGTGCTGGAAGACCCGGCAGAGCCCGCTCCGGAATTCGTCCACATGCGGACGATCAGCCCCGAAGAGGCGCCGGACACGCCCGAGACCATCACGATCAGTTTCGAACGCGGCGACGCCGTTGCCATCAATGGCGAGGCCATGTCGCCCGCCACGCTGCTCACCGCGCTGAACGCCTATGGCAAGAAGCATGGCATTGGCCGCCTCGACCTGCTCGAGAACCGGTTCGTCGGCATGAAGTCGCGCGGCATCTATGAGACGCCGGGCGGCACGATCCTGCTGACAGCCCATCGCGGCATCGAACAGGCCACGCTCGACAAGGGCGCCGCCCACCTCAAGGACGAGTTGATGCCGCGCTATGCGGAGCTGATCTATAACGGCTTCTGGTGGAGCCCGGAGCGCGAAATGCTGCAGGCCGCCATCGACCATTCCCAGCGCTGGGTGACCGGCGATGTGACGCTGAAACTCTACAAGGGCCAGGCCTATCTCACCGGCCGCTCCAGCCCCTATTCTCTGTACCGGGAAGACATCGTTACCTTCGAAGACGACCATGGCGCCTATGACCAGAAAGATGCCGAAGGCTTCATCAAGCTGAACGCGCTGCGCCTGCGGTTGTTGGCGGGACGGGACCGGAAGTTCGGGAAGAACTAG
- a CDS encoding GNAT family N-acetyltransferase encodes MSIRPYTPADLPALYAINQASTPGVGHEDSAEGLKRWIDLSTCLVAADAQDRPLGFITLIEPGTQAYDSANLRWFEAWQAAEGCDLLYVDRIALSEAARGQRLGRRLYEAAFEIARGRDWLGAEVNTDPDNPGSHRFHARLGFVRIGEKRYTPDYAVAYYARPV; translated from the coding sequence ATGTCCATTCGTCCCTATACCCCGGCAGACCTGCCTGCCCTCTATGCCATCAATCAGGCCTCGACCCCCGGCGTGGGACATGAGGACTCAGCCGAAGGGCTGAAGCGGTGGATTGATCTGTCGACCTGTCTGGTGGCGGCGGATGCGCAGGACCGGCCGCTGGGGTTCATCACGCTGATCGAGCCGGGCACGCAGGCCTATGACAGCGCCAATCTGCGCTGGTTCGAGGCCTGGCAGGCGGCGGAGGGCTGCGACCTGCTCTATGTTGACCGGATCGCCCTGTCGGAAGCGGCGCGCGGGCAGCGCCTGGGACGGCGCCTCTATGAAGCGGCGTTCGAGATCGCCCGGGGGCGGGACTGGCTGGGCGCGGAAGTGAATACCGACCCGGACAATCCGGGATCGCACAGATTCCATGCGCGGCTCGGCTTCGTCCGCATCGGCGAAAAGCGCTATACGCCGGACTACGCCGTCGCCTACTATGCGCGCCCTGTCTGA
- a CDS encoding NAD(P)/FAD-dependent oxidoreductase codes for MSERGPPPDTIVLGAGAAGLFHAGLAGQRGQRVLVLDHARRPADKVRISGGGRCNFTNLETRADRFLGENPHFAKSALARYTPWDFIGLMAAHGLTYSEKHKGQLFCDQKSGAIIQMLLDEADKGGVELRLSTGVDQVSHADGMFTVETAARRVSAARLVVATGGMSIPKMGATGLAYELARQFGHDVVPTRPGLVPFTFSGELGERFAAISGVATPVTASVPGARFEEDLLFTHRGLSGPAALQTSSYWREGAPLTLCLQTGDALGPALRAAKQASPRQGFAKALEAHFPARLAGLLAELGPIAPEARLADLSHAALDEFTAFLKSWQVTPMGTEGYRTAEVTVGGVSTDGLDQKTMESRHVPGLFFIGECVDVTGWLGGYNFQWAWASAHAAATA; via the coding sequence ATGAGTGAGCGAGGCCCCCCACCGGATACGATCGTGCTGGGCGCCGGCGCGGCGGGCCTGTTCCATGCCGGACTGGCCGGCCAGCGCGGGCAGCGTGTGCTGGTGCTGGACCATGCGAGGCGGCCTGCCGACAAGGTGCGCATTTCCGGCGGTGGCCGGTGCAATTTCACCAATCTGGAAACGCGCGCCGACCGGTTCCTGGGCGAGAATCCCCATTTTGCGAAATCCGCCCTCGCCCGCTACACGCCCTGGGATTTCATCGGCCTGATGGCCGCACACGGCCTGACCTATTCGGAAAAGCACAAGGGCCAGCTGTTCTGCGACCAGAAATCCGGCGCGATCATCCAGATGCTGCTGGACGAGGCCGACAAGGGCGGCGTGGAGCTGCGCCTGTCCACCGGGGTGGACCAGGTCTCGCATGCCGACGGGATGTTCACGGTCGAGACCGCGGCCAGGCGCGTTTCCGCAGCGCGGCTGGTCGTCGCCACGGGCGGGATGTCGATTCCGAAAATGGGGGCAACCGGCCTCGCCTACGAGTTGGCCCGCCAGTTCGGACATGATGTCGTCCCCACCCGGCCGGGCCTTGTCCCGTTCACCTTCTCCGGAGAGCTGGGCGAGCGGTTTGCTGCCATTTCCGGCGTTGCCACACCGGTGACCGCCAGCGTGCCGGGCGCACGCTTCGAGGAGGATCTGCTGTTCACCCATCGCGGCCTGTCCGGTCCGGCGGCGCTGCAGACCTCGTCCTATTGGCGCGAAGGCGCGCCGCTGACGCTCTGCCTGCAGACCGGGGACGCGCTCGGCCCGGCCCTGCGCGCGGCCAAGCAGGCCTCTCCCCGGCAGGGGTTCGCCAAGGCGCTGGAGGCGCATTTCCCGGCCCGGCTGGCCGGCCTGCTGGCAGAGCTGGGCCCGATTGCGCCGGAGGCCCGCCTGGCCGATCTCTCCCATGCGGCACTGGATGAATTCACCGCCTTCCTGAAATCCTGGCAGGTCACGCCGATGGGCACGGAAGGGTATCGCACGGCAGAAGTGACCGTGGGTGGTGTGTCCACGGACGGGCTGGACCAGAAGACGATGGAAAGCCGGCATGTGCCCGGCCTGTTCTTCATCGGCGAATGTGTCGATGTGACGGGCTGGCTGGGCGGCTACAATTTCCAATGGGCCTGGGCCAGCGCCCACGCGGCGGCCACCGCCTGA